One Sediminicola sp. YIK13 DNA segment encodes these proteins:
- the mobB gene encoding MobB family relaxase: protein MYISITPQKLSDSYGQSVSDFVDYLEKENEGLSAKEQEHFFDQTNDHVSPKSVIDHIDANTTKLKKVEPKFYAITVSPSTYELKHLQYHSQDLKRFTREFMKDYADSFNREISGNQVTVNDIVYYAKIEHQRTYKGTDVQVRENAPFRKEIVKLHNDLQKINRGELTGNISQIEVRIGKLSDQAPHKINGKLIEQGMKKEGLQTHIHIIVSRKDASNSVSLSPGSKYKASEVELHGKMVKRGFDRDQFFDKAEKTFDRTFNYQRNFVEQYASRKDFIKNPKDYFRALLQLPTNEKTIALKMLRETGLKIPSIPMTQGQLAFKALQKIRKGLEVAVRSSSMGI from the coding sequence ATGTATATCTCCATCACCCCACAAAAATTGTCCGATTCCTATGGGCAAAGCGTGTCCGATTTTGTGGACTATCTGGAAAAGGAAAATGAAGGCCTGTCCGCCAAGGAGCAGGAACATTTTTTTGACCAAACCAATGACCATGTTTCCCCAAAAAGTGTGATCGACCATATTGATGCCAATACCACCAAACTGAAAAAAGTGGAGCCTAAATTTTATGCCATTACGGTAAGCCCATCCACCTATGAATTAAAACATTTACAGTATCATAGTCAGGATCTGAAACGCTTTACCCGTGAATTTATGAAGGACTACGCGGACTCCTTTAACCGGGAAATCTCAGGGAATCAGGTAACGGTAAATGACATCGTCTACTATGCCAAGATAGAGCACCAACGCACCTACAAGGGTACCGATGTCCAAGTTAGGGAGAATGCCCCGTTTCGGAAGGAAATCGTAAAACTACACAATGACCTCCAAAAAATTAATAGGGGAGAACTGACAGGCAACATATCTCAAATAGAAGTACGTATAGGCAAGCTGAGCGATCAGGCGCCCCACAAAATCAATGGAAAACTCATAGAGCAGGGCATGAAAAAGGAAGGGCTGCAGACCCATATCCACATCATCGTCAGCCGAAAGGATGCCTCCAACTCGGTCAGCCTTTCCCCGGGGAGCAAGTACAAGGCCTCCGAGGTAGAACTCCATGGTAAGATGGTCAAACGCGGTTTTGATAGGGACCAATTTTTTGATAAAGCGGAAAAGACCTTTGACCGTACTTTTAACTACCAGCGGAATTTTGTGGAACAGTATGCCTCAAGGAAGGATTTTATAAAGAATCCAAAGGACTATTTTAGGGCTTTACTACAACTGCCTACTAATGAAAAGACCATAGCCCTAAAAATGCTTAGAGAAACAGGACTGAAGATTCCCAGCATCCCCATGACCCAGGGACAATTGGCCTTTAAGGCCCTTCAGAAAATAAGAAAAGGATTGGAAGTGGCCGTACGATCCAGTTCCATGGGAATTTAA
- a CDS encoding LytR/AlgR family response regulator transcription factor, with protein MIPSIARVKILIVEDEILLANDIANKLSDNNYHILGIADTVKKALEFLENNQDIDMVLIDIMLKGEFDGIELARFINEKYHIPFLFLTSHADNYIVERAKSVKPHAYLLKPFNDRQVCIAIELALKNFSNKAAENEMQTKKQFAATENQVLNIKDSLFLKKNNHFERVQLQEILYLVADSNYCSVYTKTDRFIYSVGLNRIEEQLPTSRFMRVHRSYVVNINSVSGFEGNMLYISDTKIPVSKSHKDEVFRLFKTI; from the coding sequence ATGATTCCAAGCATTGCTAGGGTAAAAATACTCATAGTAGAAGACGAAATTTTATTGGCTAATGACATTGCGAACAAACTTAGTGATAACAACTACCATATTTTAGGTATAGCAGATACGGTAAAAAAGGCCTTAGAATTTTTAGAAAATAATCAAGATATTGATATGGTCTTGATTGATATTATGTTAAAAGGTGAGTTTGATGGTATAGAATTGGCACGTTTTATAAATGAGAAGTATCATATACCATTCCTATTTTTAACCTCACATGCAGATAATTATATTGTGGAAAGAGCAAAAAGTGTAAAACCTCATGCCTATTTACTGAAACCTTTTAACGACCGTCAGGTATGTATAGCAATAGAGCTTGCTTTAAAGAACTTTTCTAATAAAGCGGCAGAAAACGAAATGCAAACAAAAAAACAGTTTGCTGCTACAGAAAATCAGGTACTAAACATTAAGGATAGCTTATTTCTTAAAAAGAACAATCATTTTGAGCGTGTGCAGCTTCAAGAAATCCTGTATTTAGTAGCAGATAGTAACTATTGTTCGGTTTATACCAAAACTGATCGTTTTATCTATTCTGTTGGACTCAATAGGATTGAAGAGCAATTACCCACCAGCCGTTTTATGCGTGTACATCGGAGCTATGTGGTTAACATTAACTCAGTAAGTGGCTTCGAAGGCAATATGCTTTACATCTCCGATACTAAAATTCCTGTTAGTAAGTCTCATAAAGATGAAGTTTTCAGGCTCTTCAAAACTATATAA
- a CDS encoding DUF6876 family protein gives MSERANEILDGLKQFNGSETIFQIPLLKTKYTNGIKYLAEVAQCFWLVTDASVVAKSLQSKSYFITIDIKRFSEQERGIKKCDAIVSYSDGNDVLILEQKYGYTDFPLEELRLFFCR, from the coding sequence ATGAGCGAGAGAGCAAACGAGATCCTAGATGGGTTAAAACAGTTTAACGGTTCTGAAACCATATTTCAGATCCCATTGTTGAAGACCAAATATACTAACGGCATTAAATACTTGGCCGAAGTGGCACAGTGTTTCTGGTTGGTGACCGATGCATCGGTAGTGGCAAAGAGCCTACAGTCCAAATCCTATTTTATCACCATAGATATCAAAAGGTTTTCAGAGCAGGAAAGGGGAATTAAAAAGTGTGATGCCATTGTGTCCTATAGTGACGGAAATGACGTTCTGATCTTGGAACAGAAATATGGGTATACCGATTTCCCCTTGGAAGAGCTTCGACTGTTTTTTTGTAGATGA
- a CDS encoding type II secretion system F family protein, giving the protein MGFKLEHTTIGAKKEFSKGMDNTSILQKEINFFGSTFSNKKKEDFYTELSVLLKAGITLKDGLNLIAENQTKEKQRQFYLEMVDGLVAGTSFSEVIHKKEEFTEYEYYSLKIGEETGTVYKITEELGKFFARKNEHRRNLINALTYPIIILVTAVLVVVFMLRLVVPMFQDIFKQNNVELPGITKFIIGASDFIRDYGWWVLIFLLGLLFFRKLFTKKESFKRKRDYLVLRIPYAGNFVKAVYLAQFTQAVTLLTSSKVPLLNSIELVGRMIDFYPLKDALSTVEEKIMKGSGLSESLKGNKIFDNRMISLVKVAEETNQTEFIFERLNQQYNIEVQQKSKLLSTLMEPLIIVFVGILVGLILVAMYLPMFKLGSVLG; this is encoded by the coding sequence ATGGGGTTTAAACTAGAGCATACTACAATTGGAGCAAAAAAGGAATTTTCTAAAGGGATGGACAACACCTCTATTCTACAAAAAGAGATTAACTTTTTTGGATCTACATTTTCAAATAAAAAGAAGGAAGATTTTTATACAGAATTAAGTGTTCTTTTAAAGGCGGGCATCACCCTAAAGGATGGGCTGAACCTAATTGCAGAGAACCAGACCAAGGAGAAGCAACGCCAATTTTATTTGGAGATGGTGGATGGTTTAGTAGCAGGAACAAGCTTTTCAGAAGTAATACATAAAAAAGAAGAGTTTACGGAATATGAGTACTATTCCCTTAAAATTGGAGAGGAAACAGGGACGGTGTATAAAATAACCGAGGAACTAGGGAAATTCTTTGCTAGAAAGAATGAACACAGGAGAAACCTGATCAACGCTCTTACCTATCCTATCATTATTTTGGTAACCGCGGTATTGGTAGTCGTTTTTATGTTGCGATTGGTGGTACCCATGTTCCAAGATATATTTAAACAGAACAATGTAGAATTGCCTGGGATCACAAAATTTATTATTGGGGCATCTGACTTTATTAGGGATTATGGTTGGTGGGTTCTTATTTTTTTGTTGGGCCTGCTGTTTTTCAGAAAGCTTTTTACCAAAAAAGAAAGCTTTAAGAGAAAAAGGGATTATCTGGTTTTGCGTATACCCTATGCAGGTAATTTTGTGAAAGCAGTTTATCTGGCACAATTTACCCAAGCGGTTACCTTACTTACCTCCTCTAAGGTACCGTTGTTGAACAGTATTGAACTGGTAGGTAGGATGATCGATTTCTACCCTTTAAAAGACGCCTTATCCACTGTGGAGGAAAAAATAATGAAAGGTAGTGGTCTAAGTGAAAGCTTAAAAGGAAATAAAATATTTGACAATAGGATGATTTCCTTAGTGAAAGTGGCCGAAGAGACCAACCAGACCGAATTTATTTTTGAACGCCTTAACCAACAGTACAATATAGAAGTGCAACAAAAATCTAAACTTTTATCCACCCTTATGGAACCTTTGATCATTGTTTTTGTTGGGATATTGGTGGGACTTATCCTTGTAGCCATGTATTTGCCCATGTTTAAACTGGGAAGTGTTTTGGGGTAA
- a CDS encoding BfmA/BtgA family mobilization protein translates to MGTFSNIRFKAKTAARFQRYSRSIARTHTEALEAMLDFFEDNGVSPKESLGPKIVTLENLIKKRVNGLVAIIKNIEKNQTQPMLAMLQLLFEETPSPKKELLLERQSTLKTEASKADSNLIVLALKRENLELNRKLQVSNANLEVLLKNVTVIRNSFGRSQYRLNLSEEALEKIKNHSTQN, encoded by the coding sequence ATGGGTACATTTTCCAACATACGGTTCAAAGCCAAAACTGCGGCACGGTTCCAGCGGTATTCGCGCTCCATAGCCCGCACCCATACCGAGGCTCTGGAGGCCATGCTGGACTTTTTTGAGGACAATGGGGTATCCCCAAAGGAATCCCTGGGACCAAAAATAGTTACCCTGGAAAACCTGATCAAAAAACGGGTCAATGGGTTGGTGGCTATTATCAAGAACATTGAAAAGAACCAGACCCAGCCCATGCTCGCCATGCTCCAATTGCTGTTCGAGGAAACCCCCTCCCCAAAAAAAGAATTGCTCCTGGAACGTCAGTCCACTTTAAAAACAGAAGCATCAAAAGCAGATTCCAATTTGATTGTCCTAGCACTTAAAAGAGAGAACCTGGAACTAAATAGAAAGCTACAAGTCAGTAATGCGAACCTGGAGGTCCTGTTGAAAAATGTGACCGTGATACGTAACAGTTTTGGAAGGAGCCAATACCGGCTCAATCTTTCAGAAGAAGCCCTTGAAAAGATAAAGAACCATAGCACTCAAAACTGA
- a CDS encoding histidine kinase dimerization/phosphoacceptor domain -containing protein — MYNTIHWHALKLGLHKKILWFFLLSFGFGFFVNAQSQRKVDSLISILETKTITQKEKARLLSKIAYHHPIPMQSLDYANASLAIAKELNDDELKAEAWEELSHVERLLGNNPKSFEASYNALRIYEELKMIERQAASYVQIGSNYVNDKDYPSAILNLSKASDIYKKSNTSNYAITLVNLGEAYRLSGDLDLSIDTFNEVIKLNDALNDDLILAYTSGNLGMAYAAQGKTLEAKQKLETAIEILVILGDPYSLSIFLAEMGNIYTKERQLIKAEMKFLEALDLARHNGLKEQIRDFSALLSTFYENQQLYKKALIYKKDFQKYQDSLVNKANIQKIEQLKAGYEINKRETEINLLNTINANQRNKMLILGVGIFIFSLLAYMLYKSNKAIKKVSKRVSAQNVIIEKREQEKALLLKELNHRVKNNLQMISSLLNLQSRELSGHPAQEALLTGKNRVEALSLVHQKLYQEGIETKVFLKDYIEELVLGLFYGYNISFEPELDIDDSSISIDKAIPIALIVNEMVVNSLKYAYNGTPSPKFRLVLKKVNDTLEINISDNGIGFTEKEGAKQNSFGLKLIKSLISQLDGSMERVKTKGTHWQIMIKNI, encoded by the coding sequence ATGTATAACACAATTCATTGGCATGCATTGAAATTGGGTTTGCATAAAAAGATCTTGTGGTTTTTTCTCCTATCCTTTGGTTTTGGTTTTTTTGTAAATGCGCAGTCTCAGCGGAAGGTAGATAGTCTTATTTCTATTTTAGAAACTAAAACAATAACACAAAAAGAGAAAGCTAGACTTTTAAGTAAAATTGCATATCACCATCCTATACCAATGCAGTCGCTTGACTATGCCAACGCATCTTTAGCAATTGCGAAGGAACTAAACGATGATGAACTAAAAGCAGAAGCATGGGAAGAGTTAAGCCATGTTGAACGATTGTTGGGTAATAATCCAAAATCGTTTGAAGCTTCTTATAATGCATTACGCATTTATGAAGAACTCAAAATGATAGAAAGACAGGCAGCATCTTATGTTCAAATCGGATCTAACTACGTTAATGATAAAGATTATCCTTCTGCAATTCTTAATTTAAGCAAGGCTAGTGATATTTACAAAAAAAGTAATACTTCAAATTACGCAATAACTTTAGTCAACTTGGGCGAAGCTTATAGGCTATCTGGTGATTTGGACTTGTCTATAGATACCTTTAATGAAGTAATTAAGCTCAATGACGCACTAAATGATGATTTAATTTTAGCTTATACCTCAGGAAATCTGGGAATGGCATATGCTGCGCAAGGCAAAACTCTTGAAGCTAAGCAAAAGTTAGAAACTGCTATAGAAATTTTAGTGATTTTGGGCGATCCTTATTCTTTATCTATTTTTTTAGCAGAAATGGGCAATATTTATACTAAAGAGAGACAATTAATTAAGGCCGAAATGAAATTTTTAGAAGCCTTGGACTTGGCTAGGCACAATGGTCTAAAAGAGCAAATACGAGATTTTAGTGCATTGTTGTCTACATTTTACGAGAATCAGCAATTATATAAAAAAGCCTTAATCTATAAAAAAGACTTTCAAAAATATCAGGATAGCTTAGTAAATAAAGCTAATATTCAAAAAATAGAACAACTTAAAGCAGGTTATGAAATTAATAAACGAGAAACCGAGATTAATTTATTGAATACTATTAATGCCAATCAAAGAAATAAAATGTTAATTCTTGGTGTTGGTATTTTCATATTCAGTCTTTTAGCCTACATGTTATATAAAAGTAACAAAGCTATCAAAAAGGTAAGCAAACGTGTCTCTGCCCAAAATGTAATTATAGAAAAACGTGAACAAGAAAAAGCACTCTTACTAAAAGAACTCAATCATCGGGTTAAGAACAATCTGCAAATGATATCGAGTTTATTAAATCTACAAAGTCGAGAACTTAGCGGTCACCCAGCTCAAGAAGCCTTGTTAACAGGTAAAAATAGAGTAGAAGCTTTGTCTTTAGTACATCAAAAGCTTTATCAAGAAGGTATAGAAACAAAAGTGTTCTTAAAAGATTATATAGAAGAATTAGTTCTCGGGCTTTTTTATGGGTATAATATTAGTTTTGAACCAGAACTGGATATTGATGATTCTAGTATCTCTATAGACAAAGCCATACCAATAGCATTAATCGTAAATGAAATGGTCGTTAATTCTTTAAAATATGCCTATAATGGCACACCGTCACCTAAATTTAGATTGGTCCTTAAAAAAGTAAACGATACGCTTGAAATAAATATCAGTGATAATGGCATAGGTTTTACTGAGAAAGAAGGGGCTAAGCAAAATTCCTTTGGTCTTAAATTAATAAAATCGCTGATTTCCCAATTGGATGGCAGTATGGAAAGAGTCAAAACTAAGGGTACTCATTGGCAAATTATGATAAAAAATATTTAA
- a CDS encoding PulJ/GspJ family protein, which translates to MNKLKKIEAFTLSEMIVVLMITIIVVGLAFSILRLVQGQMRGMETNYERGTELNLLRQALWIDFTRYREISYNENSNRLHFENELKAVDYVFEGDRVIREKDTFNLKLATKLFYFDGLTVQNGPIDAMDLLTSKAVGSKKIFIYKANDAKAYMD; encoded by the coding sequence ATGAATAAGTTAAAGAAAATAGAGGCCTTTACGCTAAGTGAGATGATCGTAGTGCTTATGATTACAATAATTGTCGTTGGGCTGGCCTTCTCCATTTTAAGGCTAGTACAGGGTCAAATGCGAGGGATGGAGACCAATTATGAGAGGGGAACAGAACTAAATTTACTAAGGCAGGCCTTATGGATTGACTTTACAAGATATAGAGAGATTAGTTACAATGAGAACTCCAATCGATTGCATTTTGAAAATGAACTGAAAGCAGTGGACTATGTTTTTGAAGGCGATCGTGTTATAAGGGAAAAAGACACTTTTAACCTTAAATTAGCAACTAAATTATTTTATTTTGATGGTCTGACAGTTCAAAATGGACCTATTGATGCAATGGATTTATTGACCTCTAAAGCGGTAGGTTCAAAGAAGATCTTTATTTACAAAGCTAATGATGCTAAAGCGTATATGGATTAA
- a CDS encoding type IV secretory system conjugative DNA transfer family protein: MEALTTLNLIMIGLGGTLLFFGMYRLTKMAFWVNAFFLFFGALAAYMYSASILFWSGLLLQVILPLGLVNTVFLVFLDLERRPTRLPKKYRVEFPLVKGKLAINNLRRGVSIIGAAGSGKTESVVYNLLKHFAENGFCGVIHDYKDFEITEMAYPLFQRGTPKFYIISLEHIHHRVNPIAPRYMVDEESVNEVARVLIENLMEQKEMGSTGTTKFFNDAAEGLLAGLIWKLKTSYPDHCTLPHLIAIYQLLDTDSLIAFLSSNTTAKAMASAFISGKESERQTAGVKSSLANALKKISTQRIFMALSADEVPLDINNPQNPAMVSIVNNPKFETSFSPIIATLIHTITKQMAVRDMLSSFLLMEEAPTIRLLNMHRIPATLRSYDIATVYVMQDKVQNDLMYGDKASRAILGNLSYQFFGKVNDPDTAKYYERFFEIVKRETKSVNQGHNLSFDTRITTGEKEVAKVRADAFFRLQEGEFITYADGKDKKVQFRIPKIDRGLPDDQEVFTQADLEMNFERIHLEVKGLFGK, encoded by the coding sequence ATGGAAGCACTAACGACTTTGAATTTGATTATGATCGGGCTAGGGGGGACCCTGCTCTTTTTCGGGATGTACCGCCTTACGAAAATGGCTTTTTGGGTCAATGCCTTTTTCCTGTTTTTTGGAGCGTTGGCTGCCTATATGTATTCTGCAAGTATTCTGTTTTGGTCGGGCCTGTTGCTTCAAGTGATCCTGCCCCTGGGATTGGTAAATACGGTCTTCCTTGTTTTTCTAGATCTGGAAAGAAGGCCCACTCGCCTCCCCAAAAAGTATAGGGTGGAATTTCCCCTGGTGAAAGGAAAACTGGCCATCAATAATTTGAGACGGGGCGTTTCCATCATAGGGGCGGCGGGGAGCGGCAAGACCGAATCCGTGGTCTACAACCTATTAAAACATTTTGCCGAAAACGGATTCTGCGGGGTGATCCACGACTATAAGGATTTTGAGATCACCGAAATGGCCTATCCTTTGTTCCAAAGGGGAACCCCGAAATTCTATATCATTTCCCTGGAACACATCCATCATAGGGTGAACCCCATAGCACCAAGGTATATGGTGGATGAAGAAAGTGTGAACGAGGTGGCCCGGGTGCTTATAGAGAACCTTATGGAACAAAAGGAAATGGGAAGTACTGGCACCACCAAATTCTTCAATGATGCGGCAGAGGGGCTCTTGGCCGGGCTCATCTGGAAATTGAAAACAAGTTATCCAGACCATTGTACCCTGCCGCACCTCATTGCTATTTATCAGCTCTTGGATACGGACAGCCTGATCGCTTTTTTGTCCTCCAACACCACCGCCAAGGCCATGGCCTCCGCCTTTATCAGCGGAAAGGAATCTGAACGCCAGACGGCAGGCGTAAAGAGCAGCCTGGCCAATGCCCTAAAAAAGATCAGTACCCAAAGGATCTTTATGGCCCTGTCCGCAGACGAGGTGCCCTTGGATATCAATAACCCTCAAAATCCTGCGATGGTCTCTATTGTGAACAACCCGAAATTTGAGACCTCCTTTTCTCCCATCATAGCCACCCTGATCCATACGATAACCAAACAGATGGCGGTACGGGATATGCTCTCCTCTTTTTTGTTGATGGAAGAGGCGCCAACAATTAGGTTACTTAACATGCACCGAATCCCGGCCACCTTAAGGAGCTATGATATTGCCACGGTCTACGTGATGCAGGACAAGGTGCAAAACGATTTGATGTACGGGGATAAGGCAAGCAGGGCCATTTTGGGCAATCTGTCCTACCAATTTTTTGGTAAGGTGAACGATCCAGACACTGCCAAATATTACGAACGGTTCTTTGAGATCGTAAAACGGGAAACCAAAAGCGTCAATCAGGGCCACAACCTAAGTTTCGATACCAGGATTACGACAGGGGAGAAGGAAGTGGCGAAGGTGAGGGCGGATGCTTTCTTTAGGTTACAGGAAGGGGAGTTCATTACCTATGCGGATGGGAAGGATAAAAAGGTACAGTTCAGAATCCCAAAGATCGACAGGGGCTTGCCTGATGATCAAGAAGTTTTCACCCAGGCGGACCTGGAGATGAATTTTGAAAGGATCCATCTGGAGGTCAAAGGGCTTTTTGGGAAGTAA